The Halorientalis sp. IM1011 genome window below encodes:
- a CDS encoding alpha/beta fold hydrolase, which translates to MGDTPRIAVDPVRPLVDERFAVRLAGFPPKRCVTVRARMPLDGALWEGRATVRTDAAGTADLDAQRPLTGTYGQADAMGLVWSAERVGARPAPRERTRTDGNVSLTATVGDRRVASATVERRFQREGVTVERVEHPDHVARLYDPPAGSADDGGRHPGVLLLGGSSGGFPSRRVASLLASRGYAVLALAYFGRSDLPSELVEVPLEYVERAVEWFAGRERVRPEPLGVVGWSRGGELALHVASRCDRLRTAVGYAPSTVTFQGNELLRDPGSAWTVDGESLPFVPLARPPGFRGRAVARWLRGRPLSLRPLFERGLNRASEARVRAATIPVEEIGGPILLVTGDDDRVWPAERLATRAMARLDESEYPHSYEHLRVPGAGHDIKVPYHPTTERATRPVPIPGRPLALDMGGTPAGYARADAAAWERTLATLDRGLRPD; encoded by the coding sequence ATGGGCGACACGCCGCGGATCGCCGTCGATCCCGTCCGCCCGCTGGTCGACGAGCGGTTCGCGGTCCGACTGGCCGGCTTCCCGCCAAAGCGGTGCGTGACTGTCCGCGCCAGGATGCCGCTCGACGGCGCGCTCTGGGAGGGCCGCGCGACAGTGCGAACCGACGCCGCCGGGACCGCAGACCTCGACGCCCAGCGGCCGCTCACTGGAACCTACGGGCAGGCCGACGCGATGGGGCTGGTCTGGTCGGCCGAACGCGTCGGTGCCCGCCCCGCTCCCCGCGAGCGTACCCGAACCGACGGGAACGTCTCGCTCACAGCGACGGTGGGGGACCGACGAGTCGCCAGCGCGACCGTCGAGCGCCGGTTCCAGCGCGAGGGTGTCACGGTCGAGCGGGTCGAACACCCCGACCACGTCGCGCGGTTGTACGACCCACCCGCCGGGTCCGCGGACGACGGCGGACGCCACCCAGGTGTCCTCCTCCTCGGTGGCTCCAGCGGCGGCTTCCCCTCCCGGCGGGTCGCCTCACTGCTGGCCTCGCGGGGTTACGCCGTGCTGGCGCTGGCGTACTTCGGCCGGAGCGACCTTCCGAGCGAACTCGTCGAGGTCCCACTCGAATACGTCGAGCGGGCGGTGGAGTGGTTCGCCGGTCGCGAGCGGGTTCGACCCGAACCGCTGGGGGTCGTCGGCTGGTCGCGGGGCGGCGAACTGGCCCTGCACGTGGCCAGCCGCTGTGACCGCCTCCGAACCGCCGTCGGCTACGCGCCGAGCACCGTTACCTTCCAGGGCAACGAACTACTGCGCGATCCCGGCTCGGCCTGGACCGTGGACGGCGAGTCCCTGCCGTTCGTCCCGCTCGCGCGACCGCCCGGATTCCGGGGGCGGGCAGTCGCCCGGTGGCTCCGGGGCCGGCCGCTCTCACTGCGCCCCCTCTTCGAGCGTGGGCTGAACCGGGCGAGTGAAGCGCGAGTTCGGGCGGCGACGATCCCCGTCGAGGAGATCGGCGGTCCGATCCTGCTCGTGACCGGCGACGACGACCGGGTCTGGCCCGCCGAGCGACTCGCCACCCGAGCGATGGCCCGGCTGGACGAAAGCGAGTATCCCCACTCCTACGAACACCTTCGAGTCCCGGGGGCCGGCCACGACATCAAGGTCCCCTACCACCCGACGACCGAGCGGGCGACGCGGCCGGTCCCGATTCCCGGCCGTCCCCTCGCGCTCGACATGGGCGGCACCCCGGCGGGGTACGCCCGCGCCGATGCAGCGGCGTGGGAACGGACGCTCGCGACGCTGGATCGGGGCCTGCGGCCCGACTGA
- a CDS encoding UbiA family prenyltransferase, giving the protein MTKDRYRSSELEQASNRYDRAIANLWRSFCRLWRAFQYSSLYVAVLATTEVGVAMLLLDVPLNPAPFVVGLVTFAVYATDRIADVETDALTDRRKAAFVRQYERYLYPLAAGAYGLAVTLAVLGGPAALALTLLPGVFWVFYAANWFDGITETFYRLKEQLVVNTAMVASGWAVTLTFLPIAFADRAVTLSAAVVFVYFFLRVFVLAEVGNIPDRTGDDAIGVDTIPVVFGLVGTRYALYLVNLLTAGLVALALADGLLTPVHAAVLLLATGYSVVVTGLIGRWENFSGLSQAVESEHFLTLAILWAALLIF; this is encoded by the coding sequence ATGACAAAGGATCGATACAGATCGAGCGAACTCGAACAGGCATCGAATCGATACGATCGAGCGATCGCGAACCTCTGGCGGAGCTTCTGTCGGCTGTGGCGGGCCTTCCAGTACAGTTCGCTGTACGTCGCGGTTCTCGCGACGACGGAGGTCGGCGTCGCGATGTTGTTGCTGGACGTGCCGCTCAACCCGGCACCGTTCGTCGTCGGACTGGTTACGTTCGCCGTCTACGCGACGGACCGGATCGCAGACGTCGAGACCGACGCGCTCACCGACCGTCGGAAGGCGGCGTTCGTGCGACAGTACGAACGCTACCTCTATCCACTGGCCGCGGGGGCGTACGGGTTGGCCGTCACCCTCGCGGTGCTCGGGGGGCCGGCTGCGCTGGCCCTGACGCTGCTCCCCGGCGTGTTCTGGGTGTTTTACGCTGCCAACTGGTTCGACGGTATCACCGAGACGTTCTACCGGCTGAAAGAACAGTTGGTGGTGAACACGGCGATGGTCGCGTCGGGGTGGGCTGTGACGCTCACGTTCCTCCCGATCGCCTTCGCTGACCGGGCCGTCACGTTGTCGGCGGCGGTCGTCTTCGTCTACTTTTTCCTGCGAGTGTTCGTCCTCGCCGAAGTCGGGAACATCCCGGACCGGACGGGTGACGACGCGATCGGTGTCGACACCATCCCGGTGGTGTTCGGACTCGTCGGGACCCGCTACGCGCTGTATCTGGTGAATCTGCTGACGGCCGGACTCGTCGCGCTCGCGCTCGCGGACGGACTCCTCACGCCCGTCCACGCCGCCGTCCTGTTGCTCGCGACCGGGTACTCCGTCGTCGTGACCGGCCTGATCGGCCGCTGGGAGAACTTCTCCGGGCTCTCACAGGCCGTCGAGTCCGAACACTTCCTGACGCTCGCGATACTCTGGGCCGCCCTCCTGATTTTCTGA
- a CDS encoding histidine kinase N-terminal 7TM domain-containing protein, whose translation MWDISTLSAVYAITLGVGVTAALIAWRERDEPGALPLMGMFIGQCLWVTFALFDLQSGTFEGKLLWSELLWIGVVVIPVCWLLFSLEYTGRDQFVRPRYILVLSVVPAITVVLAVTSRSHDLLYTSSELVMYQGQTFLNRSIGPWIWVIMGYTYLLGVLGSIPLLDFIRCESTMFRGQSGAILLGTLAPWVSNALFLGGVISIPAFDPTPIAFSVSGIAYLGAVTRFQLFSTTPSAGQHARRLFIDQLQEGVVVIDDHGFVVDVNDSAREIFGVGEERILGDQARTLFRRCDTAERDDVHSSGKTIYSPHTETLYDITRTEISDSHDRRVGMIFSFHDVGDHVRNQQRHEVLNRLFRHNIRTETNLILSHAELLESDPDTGDPATIKRGAYRIEDTAEKARTILDVFERGRTRDTAADLSMLLSRCVDLTAARYPTATIESDPVPDGVYVSEVLETVFLNVLDNAVDHNDDSNPHVWVTVETDEETVTVEFADDGPGIDDYERSVIERGTENSLQHSSGLGLWLIKWGTEIADGTVTFRENDPTGTVLTITVPTVDPAAKMGTDLERLLEP comes from the coding sequence GTGTGGGATATTAGCACACTTTCGGCCGTCTATGCGATCACCCTCGGCGTCGGGGTCACCGCGGCGCTCATCGCGTGGCGTGAGCGTGACGAACCGGGTGCACTCCCGCTGATGGGTATGTTTATCGGGCAGTGTCTCTGGGTGACGTTCGCCCTGTTCGACCTGCAGTCCGGCACCTTCGAGGGGAAACTACTCTGGAGCGAACTGCTCTGGATCGGTGTCGTCGTCATCCCCGTCTGCTGGCTGCTGTTCTCGCTCGAATACACCGGACGCGACCAGTTCGTCAGGCCACGGTACATCCTCGTCCTCTCGGTCGTCCCCGCCATCACTGTCGTTCTGGCGGTGACCAGCAGATCCCACGACCTGCTGTACACGTCGTCGGAACTCGTGATGTACCAGGGCCAGACGTTCCTGAACCGGTCTATCGGCCCCTGGATCTGGGTCATCATGGGATATACGTACCTGCTGGGCGTCCTCGGTTCGATTCCCCTGCTCGATTTCATCAGGTGTGAATCGACGATGTTCCGCGGACAGAGCGGGGCGATCCTCCTGGGAACGCTGGCCCCGTGGGTGAGCAACGCGCTCTTTCTCGGCGGCGTGATCTCGATTCCCGCGTTCGATCCGACGCCGATCGCGTTCTCGGTGTCCGGGATCGCGTATCTCGGCGCCGTCACCCGGTTTCAGCTGTTCAGTACGACGCCGTCGGCCGGACAACACGCCCGCCGGTTGTTCATCGACCAGTTGCAGGAAGGTGTCGTCGTGATCGACGACCACGGATTCGTGGTCGACGTCAACGACAGCGCACGGGAGATCTTCGGCGTGGGAGAGGAGCGAATCCTCGGCGATCAGGCGCGGACACTCTTCCGACGGTGTGATACGGCCGAACGCGACGACGTTCACAGCAGTGGAAAGACGATCTACAGTCCGCACACGGAGACGCTGTACGACATCACCCGGACGGAAATCTCGGACAGCCACGACCGACGGGTCGGGATGATATTCTCCTTCCACGACGTCGGCGATCACGTCCGGAACCAGCAGCGCCACGAGGTGCTGAACCGACTGTTTCGACACAACATCCGGACGGAGACGAACCTGATACTCAGCCACGCGGAACTGCTCGAATCCGATCCCGATACCGGCGATCCCGCCACGATCAAACGGGGTGCCTATCGGATCGAGGACACGGCCGAGAAGGCCCGCACGATCCTCGACGTGTTCGAACGGGGTCGGACGCGAGACACCGCCGCGGACCTCTCCATGCTGCTCTCCCGCTGTGTCGATCTGACTGCCGCCCGGTATCCGACGGCGACCATCGAGTCCGACCCCGTCCCGGACGGGGTGTACGTTTCCGAGGTCCTCGAAACGGTGTTTCTGAACGTGCTCGACAACGCCGTCGATCACAACGACGACTCGAACCCACACGTCTGGGTGACCGTCGAAACGGACGAGGAGACCGTCACGGTCGAGTTCGCCGACGACGGTCCCGGTATCGACGACTACGAGCGATCGGTCATCGAGCGCGGGACCGAGAACTCGCTCCAGCACAGCAGCGGCCTCGGCCTCTGGCTGATCAAGTGGGGAACCGAGATCGCCGACGGGACGGTCACCTTCCGGGAGAACGACCCGACCGGAACGGTCCTCACGATCACCGTTCCGACGGTCGATCCGGCGGCGAAGATGGGGACCGATCTTGAACGACTGCTCGAACCCTGA
- a CDS encoding pantoate kinase, which yields MTEVEAFVPGHVTGFFTIHRDDDPTKAGSRGAGLTLTDGVTVTVRPAEETSVRCNDVPVEMDAVETVLDTLQATARVDGQTPLPIGSGFGVSGAMALGTALAVNEAFDRRLSVNELVTIAHGAEVQAGTGLGDVVAQAHGGVPIRLEPGGPQDNLLDAIPARGPIEYHTLGELSTEEVISGNTELLDQAGKRGLSRVVEEPTLSSFMRASRQFAREAELLTPEVRDVILDVNEAGGDASMAMLGQTVFSIDGGLSAAGYDPATCRIDPTGARLLE from the coding sequence ATGACTGAAGTCGAAGCGTTCGTCCCGGGCCACGTCACCGGCTTTTTCACCATCCACCGGGACGACGACCCGACGAAGGCTGGGTCGCGGGGCGCGGGGCTGACACTCACCGACGGCGTCACCGTCACCGTCCGCCCGGCCGAGGAGACGAGTGTCCGCTGTAACGACGTCCCGGTCGAGATGGACGCCGTCGAGACGGTCCTCGACACGCTCCAGGCGACCGCCCGCGTGGACGGGCAGACGCCACTGCCCATCGGCTCCGGGTTCGGCGTCTCGGGCGCGATGGCACTCGGCACCGCGCTGGCGGTCAACGAGGCGTTCGATCGCCGGCTCTCGGTCAACGAACTCGTCACCATCGCTCACGGCGCGGAAGTGCAGGCGGGTACGGGACTGGGCGACGTGGTAGCGCAGGCCCACGGCGGCGTCCCGATCAGACTCGAACCCGGCGGGCCACAGGACAACCTGCTGGATGCGATCCCCGCACGCGGTCCCATCGAGTACCACACGCTGGGGGAACTCTCGACCGAGGAAGTCATCTCCGGAAACACGGAGCTGCTGGATCAGGCCGGCAAGCGCGGGCTCTCCCGCGTGGTCGAGGAGCCCACGCTGTCGTCGTTCATGCGTGCGTCCCGGCAGTTCGCCCGTGAGGCCGAACTGCTCACCCCCGAGGTCCGGGACGTGATCCTCGACGTGAACGAGGCCGGCGGCGACGCCTCGATGGCGATGCTCGGACAAACCGTGTTCTCCATCGACGGCGGGCTCTCGGCGGCCGGCTACGACCCCGCGACCTGCCGGATCGACCCGACGGGCGCGCGACTGCTGGAGTAG
- a CDS encoding DUF1508 domain-containing protein: MATGSQPDSVFYGLYDEYMGEARTKPEVYGYWVLVIGLLAVLAGVVVFATGRTGLLGLGPVAVTELALVFVAAGGPLFLLGAILQLPLRRRAVPVAVLGALASVATVGYFLQIYPNQWGVGRTEGQLFLAGYGGGLALLALVAALVPVVTGRRSYFLADEAASAQGWVVEDETETRVSDVLVGEADRDGVFAVFPGESGWHWWFVEQAAVADGTRAYDSRADAETALEGIKAKVAGASLLEINHAAFRLYRDDDEDGESTVRWRLVDEDGVVLADSDGRYADREKAENAVNLLKEHGPGASLLDVEEGAFEVYGDGSEWRWRLVDEDRGVLGESPQAYEDREAAEASVASIREVARESPVMDVESVGVELIEDEGTWRWELVDADDETIAESCDEFESREAVEDSVRRIMDGAVDVPFLEANSPAYEIVEDEAGGWRWRLVDDEDVVVARSEGAVPSEESGRSVVSRVKDVVEDAPVVELDDAEYEIYPEGDRWAWRLVTEDREIVARSPASATFEDPAAAEAAVEGMREEIADADRIEFDSAAFHLYEADEGSWNWRLVDADGSVVSDSGQEHASREDAAAAMNTMKEHAPDADLVEIGSAALELYEADSEWHWRLVDASGETLATSPGRYESDESAREAMDALSILAPEADTRRMDAAVFQVYVDEGERRQWRWRLIHPDGSTIARSREGFADRESATESAGSVANFAADAAVHTVGDVAIRFSVTVGEEGEAWEWEIVDRERDPLAVGTEQFPSRDAVASTARLVRDNAGGASVFAVDPAAFRVEAVEDAEADRWRWRLVDADRSTLAVGARTHESRESARVDLTRARELAGGAGLLDFDLAAFEVTEREAGWIWRFVDTAGNTVGVSGPTFDSRSAAERALASVREMLTTASLLEIESPAFELHEDAGDGEEAVDATPGRGTGEWRWRLVDTDGRTVAESKRTYQTRREAREALGSLREFGPDAATETQA, translated from the coding sequence ATGGCAACGGGATCGCAGCCTGACAGCGTCTTCTACGGCCTCTACGACGAGTACATGGGGGAGGCACGGACGAAACCGGAGGTGTACGGCTACTGGGTACTGGTGATCGGACTGCTCGCGGTACTGGCTGGCGTGGTGGTGTTCGCCACCGGCAGGACGGGACTGCTCGGACTCGGGCCGGTGGCCGTCACGGAACTCGCGCTGGTGTTCGTGGCGGCCGGGGGCCCGCTTTTCCTCCTGGGTGCGATCCTCCAGTTGCCCCTCCGCAGGCGGGCGGTGCCGGTCGCCGTCCTCGGCGCGCTCGCGTCCGTCGCCACCGTCGGGTACTTCCTGCAGATATACCCGAATCAGTGGGGCGTCGGGCGGACCGAAGGGCAACTCTTCCTCGCGGGCTACGGCGGCGGACTGGCACTGCTGGCGCTGGTCGCTGCCCTCGTGCCGGTGGTGACCGGCAGACGGAGTTACTTCCTGGCCGACGAGGCGGCGAGCGCGCAAGGGTGGGTGGTCGAGGACGAGACCGAAACCCGCGTCTCGGACGTGCTGGTCGGCGAGGCCGACCGCGACGGTGTGTTCGCGGTGTTCCCGGGCGAGTCGGGCTGGCACTGGTGGTTCGTCGAGCAGGCGGCCGTCGCCGACGGCACCCGGGCCTACGACAGTCGGGCCGACGCCGAGACCGCGCTCGAAGGGATCAAGGCGAAGGTGGCGGGTGCGAGCCTGCTCGAAATCAACCACGCCGCGTTCAGGCTGTACCGCGACGACGACGAGGACGGCGAGTCGACCGTCCGCTGGCGGCTGGTCGACGAGGACGGCGTCGTGCTGGCCGACAGCGACGGCCGCTACGCCGACCGCGAAAAGGCCGAGAACGCGGTGAACCTGCTGAAGGAACACGGTCCCGGTGCCTCGCTGCTCGACGTGGAGGAGGGTGCCTTCGAGGTGTACGGTGACGGCTCGGAGTGGCGCTGGCGGCTGGTCGACGAGGACCGCGGCGTGCTGGGCGAGAGTCCGCAGGCCTACGAGGACCGCGAAGCGGCCGAGGCGTCGGTCGCCTCGATCCGGGAGGTCGCCCGCGAGTCGCCGGTGATGGACGTGGAATCGGTCGGCGTCGAGTTGATAGAGGACGAGGGTACCTGGCGCTGGGAGCTGGTCGACGCCGACGACGAGACTATCGCGGAGTCCTGCGACGAGTTCGAGAGCCGCGAGGCGGTCGAGGACTCCGTTCGCCGGATCATGGACGGGGCCGTCGACGTGCCCTTCCTCGAAGCGAACTCGCCCGCCTACGAGATCGTCGAGGACGAGGCGGGCGGCTGGCGCTGGCGGCTGGTCGACGACGAGGACGTGGTCGTCGCCCGCAGCGAGGGCGCGGTCCCCTCCGAGGAGAGCGGGCGCTCGGTCGTGAGCCGCGTGAAAGACGTGGTCGAGGACGCGCCGGTCGTCGAACTCGACGACGCGGAGTACGAGATCTACCCCGAGGGCGACCGGTGGGCCTGGCGGCTCGTCACGGAGGACCGCGAGATCGTCGCGCGCAGTCCGGCCAGTGCGACTTTCGAGGACCCGGCGGCCGCGGAAGCGGCCGTCGAGGGGATGCGCGAGGAGATCGCGGACGCCGACCGGATCGAGTTCGACAGCGCCGCCTTCCACCTCTACGAGGCCGACGAGGGGAGCTGGAACTGGCGGCTGGTCGACGCCGACGGCAGCGTCGTCTCCGACAGCGGCCAGGAACACGCCTCCCGCGAGGACGCCGCGGCCGCGATGAACACGATGAAAGAACACGCACCCGACGCCGACCTCGTCGAGATCGGCAGCGCAGCACTGGAGCTGTACGAAGCGGATTCGGAGTGGCACTGGCGGCTGGTCGACGCCAGTGGGGAGACGCTGGCGACCAGTCCCGGCCGGTACGAGAGCGACGAATCCGCTCGCGAGGCGATGGACGCCCTCTCGATTCTCGCTCCCGAGGCCGACACGCGCCGGATGGACGCCGCCGTCTTCCAGGTGTACGTCGACGAGGGCGAGCGCCGGCAGTGGCGCTGGCGGCTGATCCATCCCGACGGGAGCACGATCGCCCGCAGCCGCGAGGGCTTCGCCGACCGGGAGAGCGCGACCGAGTCCGCCGGGTCGGTCGCCAACTTCGCCGCCGACGCGGCCGTCCACACCGTCGGGGACGTGGCGATCCGCTTCTCGGTCACCGTGGGCGAGGAGGGCGAGGCATGGGAGTGGGAGATCGTCGACCGCGAGCGCGACCCGCTGGCCGTCGGCACCGAGCAGTTCCCCTCCCGCGACGCCGTGGCGTCGACCGCCCGCCTCGTCCGGGACAACGCGGGTGGCGCGAGCGTCTTCGCCGTCGACCCGGCGGCGTTTCGCGTCGAAGCCGTCGAGGATGCCGAGGCCGACCGCTGGCGCTGGCGACTCGTGGACGCCGACCGGTCGACGCTGGCGGTCGGGGCCCGGACCCACGAGAGCCGCGAGAGCGCCCGGGTCGACCTGACGCGGGCCCGCGAACTCGCCGGCGGCGCGGGCCTGCTGGATTTCGACCTCGCCGCGTTCGAGGTCACCGAACGCGAGGCGGGGTGGATCTGGCGGTTCGTCGACACCGCGGGGAACACCGTCGGCGTCAGCGGCCCGACCTTCGACTCCCGGAGCGCAGCAGAGCGCGCGCTCGCGTCCGTCCGGGAGATGCTGACGACGGCGAGCCTGCTGGAGATCGAATCGCCGGCCTTCGAACTCCACGAGGACGCGGGAGACGGTGAGGAGGCCGTCGACGCCACACCGGGCCGCGGGACGGGCGAGTGGCGCTGGCGACTGGTCGATACGGACGGACGGACCGTCGCCGAGAGCAAACGGACCTACCAGACCCGCCGTGAGGCGCGGGAGGCACTGGGAAGTCTCCGGGAGTTCGGCCCCGACGCCGCCACCGAGACCCAGGCCTGA
- a CDS encoding 4-phosphopantoate--beta-alanine ligase, translating into MDEIDVPESHPRYESLLTRHRIEEGVDLGITSRQGLIAQGRGEAYDYLLGERTLESADSAERAAAAHLLLADHPVLSVNGNAAALVPGELVDLAEATGADLEVNLFNRTEERMERIADHLREHGAEAVKGLDADGRIPGLDHERAKVDADGIGDADVVLVPLEDGDRAEALAEMGKTELVIDLNPLSRSAQTATVPIVDNIIRAVPGITAHARDLADASRAELEGVVEKFDREAALRAAEDAIRSGEL; encoded by the coding sequence ATGGACGAGATCGACGTTCCCGAGAGTCACCCCCGCTACGAGTCCCTCCTCACGCGACACCGGATCGAGGAGGGGGTCGACCTGGGGATCACCTCGCGACAGGGGCTGATCGCACAGGGCCGGGGCGAGGCCTACGACTACCTGCTCGGCGAGCGGACCCTCGAAAGCGCCGACAGCGCCGAACGCGCCGCCGCCGCCCATCTGCTTCTGGCCGACCACCCTGTCCTCTCGGTCAACGGCAACGCCGCTGCACTCGTGCCCGGCGAACTGGTGGACCTGGCAGAGGCGACTGGCGCGGATCTGGAGGTCAACCTGTTCAACCGAACCGAGGAACGCATGGAACGCATCGCCGACCACCTCCGCGAGCACGGGGCCGAGGCGGTCAAGGGCCTCGACGCCGACGGCCGGATCCCCGGCCTCGACCACGAGCGCGCGAAGGTCGACGCCGACGGCATCGGCGACGCCGACGTGGTGCTCGTCCCCCTCGAAGACGGCGACCGGGCCGAGGCGCTCGCGGAGATGGGCAAGACGGAACTCGTGATCGACCTGAACCCGCTCTCCCGTTCGGCCCAGACCGCGACGGTCCCGATCGTCGACAACATCATCCGTGCGGTGCCGGGGATCACCGCCCACGCCCGTGACCTCGCGGACGCCTCCCGGGCCGAACTGGAGGGGGTCGTCGAGAAGTTCGACCGCGAGGCGGCCCTGCGGGCGGCCGAGGACGCGATCAGGAGCGGCGAGCTGTGA
- a CDS encoding histidine kinase N-terminal 7TM domain-containing protein → MTWQYTPFLTLTLIGAVLVGVAALYVVRQQRAYEPVAGGYTAVVLAAAICWVLLGYALQMGSVELQQKLFWYELSFAGFMPIPVLLFFFTLRYTGRNEWLRWWNAGLLSLIPLVMIGLMFTNENHWLILKHSEIIDNGVFVALRPEFGEAMIAYVAVSILLAGISFALLSWRAYTTAGIYRRQAVLLVAGTVAPVVTAGIYFSGWNPLPGLEVMTLSLAVTACTFCWAVARHGLFTLIPIASQAAVEQMDDAVVVIDIRGLVVNVNEQAEPFLTVDHDEAIGGSVGEVLRPFAVPPAPRSGDPESDREVVTNPESGRSYQRTGTPLTDGDGVVMGQLVVLQDITDRVRRERRLRQQNEQLEEFASVVSHDLRNPLNVISARSQLARETGDPEHFDALDRAADRMDRLIDDLLQLARQGQTVNETEQVSLQEVAEDAWSLVNAPEAELRIESDMYVEADRDRLQQAFENLFRNAIDHGSSDVSLLVEPLEYDADRGVLPRSTDASADEEDESDRTRAGFAVEDDGPGIPAEEREHVFDYGHTTEEDGTGFGLAIVKEIVEAHGWEIRAVDGQLASTHDEDEYGGARFEITGVTTAQGLAIGETDVGFEFE, encoded by the coding sequence ATGACCTGGCAGTACACTCCGTTTCTCACCCTCACGCTCATCGGGGCCGTGCTGGTGGGCGTCGCCGCCCTCTACGTCGTTCGCCAGCAGCGCGCTTACGAGCCGGTAGCGGGGGGATACACGGCAGTGGTGCTGGCGGCGGCGATCTGCTGGGTCCTGCTCGGGTACGCGCTCCAGATGGGGAGCGTCGAACTCCAGCAGAAGCTGTTCTGGTACGAGCTGAGTTTCGCCGGGTTCATGCCCATTCCAGTCCTCCTGTTTTTCTTCACGTTGCGATACACGGGCCGTAACGAGTGGCTTCGGTGGTGGAACGCCGGCCTGCTCTCGTTGATCCCGCTGGTCATGATTGGGCTGATGTTCACCAACGAGAACCACTGGCTGATTTTGAAGCACTCGGAGATCATCGACAACGGCGTATTCGTGGCCCTGCGGCCCGAGTTCGGCGAGGCGATGATCGCGTACGTGGCCGTCAGTATTCTGCTGGCGGGGATCAGCTTCGCACTCCTCTCATGGCGTGCGTACACGACGGCCGGGATCTACCGTCGACAGGCGGTGTTGCTGGTCGCCGGGACTGTCGCGCCGGTCGTCACCGCCGGCATCTACTTCTCCGGCTGGAATCCCCTGCCGGGACTGGAGGTCATGACGCTCTCGCTTGCCGTCACGGCGTGTACGTTCTGCTGGGCGGTCGCCCGCCACGGTCTGTTCACGTTGATCCCAATCGCCAGCCAGGCGGCCGTCGAGCAGATGGACGACGCCGTCGTCGTCATCGATATCCGCGGCCTCGTCGTCAACGTGAACGAGCAGGCAGAGCCGTTCCTGACCGTCGATCACGACGAGGCCATCGGCGGCTCCGTGGGGGAAGTGCTCCGCCCGTTCGCGGTCCCGCCCGCACCTCGGTCGGGCGACCCCGAGAGCGACCGGGAGGTCGTGACCAATCCCGAGAGCGGTCGCTCCTACCAGCGCACCGGGACGCCGCTGACCGACGGCGACGGCGTCGTGATGGGGCAACTGGTCGTCCTGCAGGACATCACCGACCGGGTCCGGCGCGAGCGACGGCTCCGACAGCAGAACGAACAGCTAGAGGAGTTCGCCAGCGTCGTCTCCCACGACTTGCGCAACCCGCTGAACGTCATCAGCGCGCGCTCACAACTGGCCCGCGAGACCGGCGACCCGGAGCATTTCGACGCGCTGGATCGGGCAGCCGACCGGATGGACCGACTGATCGACGACCTGCTCCAGCTCGCCCGGCAGGGCCAGACCGTCAACGAGACCGAGCAGGTGTCGCTGCAGGAGGTCGCCGAGGACGCCTGGTCGCTGGTGAACGCCCCCGAGGCCGAGCTGCGGATCGAGAGCGACATGTACGTCGAGGCCGACCGCGACCGCCTCCAGCAGGCCTTCGAGAACCTCTTTCGTAACGCCATCGACCACGGCAGTTCGGACGTGTCGCTACTCGTCGAACCACTGGAGTACGACGCCGACCGCGGTGTGTTGCCGCGGTCGACCGACGCGAGCGCCGACGAGGAGGACGAATCGGACCGCACTCGCGCCGGGTTCGCCGTCGAGGACGACGGCCCGGGGATTCCGGCCGAGGAGCGCGAACACGTCTTCGACTACGGTCACACCACCGAGGAAGACGGCACCGGCTTCGGACTGGCCATCGTCAAGGAGATCGTCGAGGCCCACGGCTGGGAGATCCGTGCGGTCGACGGCCAGCTCGCCAGCACCCACGACGAGGACGAGTACGGTGGCGCACGCTTCGAGATCACCGGCGTCACCACCGCACAGGGGCTCGCTATCGGCGAGACCGACGTGGGCTTCGAGTTCGAGTGA